From a region of the Paenibacillus sp. R14(2021) genome:
- the lepB gene encoding signal peptidase I, with the protein MPIRSSQRLLYAAAAIAVMAVSLWYTIQRDRGITDSRTPISLPKGVQTSGMLLVDFYSDGMTGKQGSYSTDTDGQLVVDAGAYVSSPPQRGDVVWFSLPPFDYGERTTPPKQNAARVIALPGERFSIREGQIYINGKRLSTFYGRILFWGQTEREFLANSDEKSCPAACVKTMKAIFSKSIPEMIIPEGSVYVLGDTSDRSLDSALFGPLSAVHVLGKVVGATGKPKPISNP; encoded by the coding sequence ATGCCTATTCGGTCTTCACAGCGTCTCTTATATGCAGCAGCGGCAATCGCGGTGATGGCCGTGAGCCTGTGGTATACCATTCAAAGGGACAGGGGCATCACGGATTCCCGTACCCCGATCAGCTTACCCAAAGGCGTTCAGACAAGCGGAATGCTGCTCGTCGATTTCTATTCAGACGGCATGACGGGCAAGCAGGGCAGCTATTCAACAGATACAGACGGACAGCTTGTCGTGGATGCGGGAGCTTATGTGTCATCACCGCCGCAGCGGGGCGACGTGGTCTGGTTCTCGCTGCCTCCGTTTGATTACGGAGAGCGGACCACGCCCCCAAAGCAGAATGCGGCCCGGGTTATCGCGCTTCCCGGCGAGCGGTTCTCGATCCGTGAAGGGCAGATCTATATTAACGGGAAACGACTGTCTACCTTCTACGGCCGCATATTGTTCTGGGGGCAGACGGAGCGGGAATTTCTGGCCAACAGCGACGAGAAGAGCTGCCCGGCGGCATGCGTGAAAACGATGAAGGCGATCTTCAGCAAGTCGATACCGGAGATGATAATTCCGGAGGGATCCGTGTACGTGCTTGGAGATACCTCGGACCGCAGCTTGGACAGTGCATTGTTCGGCCCCCTCAGCGCCGTGCATGTGCTCGGCAAGGTCGTTGGCGCAACCGGCAAGCCGAAGCCGATTTCGAACCCGTGA
- the corA gene encoding magnesium/cobalt transporter CorA, which yields MIKVLAVMNDQRIVRLSSLAEFDRSHVSWFWVDFCSPSSEESKLLEDVFHFHPLAIEDCLFYLQRPKMDHYDDVHFLVLHAMNETTLETLEVDLFLGPNYLVSYHLKPLPELEHAWEKVSIKPRMEAHGCLHAAYVVMDELVDQYFPAVQAIEDQILEFETGPAEQGIQEKLSDVFEIRNKLLKLRKTIIPMRELLYRVINTQRIPALSHYHLFFTDIYDHLLKLTEMVDANRDMTSDLRDHYMSLSANRMNTIMKTLTVITVIFMPLTFIVGIYGMNFNNMPELTWHFGYYSVLAVMALLAASMYVWFKVKGWFD from the coding sequence ATGATCAAAGTGCTTGCCGTTATGAACGATCAACGGATCGTCCGCTTGTCTTCCCTTGCGGAATTTGACCGCAGCCATGTGAGCTGGTTCTGGGTCGATTTTTGCTCGCCTTCATCGGAGGAGTCGAAGCTGCTGGAGGATGTATTTCACTTCCACCCCTTGGCGATTGAAGATTGCTTGTTCTACTTGCAGCGGCCGAAAATGGACCATTACGACGATGTGCATTTCCTGGTACTGCATGCGATGAACGAAACAACCTTGGAGACGCTTGAGGTAGATCTGTTCCTGGGTCCGAACTATTTGGTCAGCTACCATCTGAAGCCGCTGCCTGAGCTCGAGCATGCTTGGGAGAAGGTATCGATAAAGCCGCGCATGGAAGCGCATGGCTGTCTGCATGCCGCCTATGTGGTCATGGATGAGCTGGTGGATCAATATTTTCCGGCGGTGCAAGCGATCGAGGATCAGATTCTAGAGTTTGAGACGGGTCCTGCCGAGCAGGGCATCCAAGAGAAGCTCAGCGATGTGTTTGAGATCCGCAACAAGCTGCTCAAGCTGCGCAAAACGATTATTCCGATGCGGGAGCTGCTGTACCGCGTGATCAATACGCAGCGGATTCCGGCTTTGAGCCATTACCATTTATTTTTCACCGATATTTACGATCATTTGCTGAAGCTGACGGAAATGGTGGATGCCAACCGGGATATGACCTCCGATTTGAGGGATCATTACATGTCGCTCAGCGCGAACCGGATGAATACGATCATGAAGACGTTGACCGTCATCACGGTGATATTTATGCCGCTTACGTTTATCGTCGGGATCTATGGGATGAACTTCAACAACATGCCCGAGCTGACGTGGCATTTCGGTTATTATTCGGTGCTCGCGGTGATGGCGCTGCTGGCTGCTTCGATGTATGTCTGGTTCAAAGTGAAGGGCTGGTTCGATTAA
- a CDS encoding alpha/beta-type small acid-soluble spore protein, whose translation MARRSRRKHLVPGADAAMSAFKAEVMRREGFVVNPNQPDDVKYEVAKSLGVPLEQGYNGHLSTESAGQVGGQIGGAMVKEMIRMAQEKLAGQQHT comes from the coding sequence ATGGCAAGGCGGAGTCGAAGGAAGCATCTTGTGCCCGGCGCGGATGCTGCGATGAGCGCGTTCAAGGCTGAGGTGATGCGGCGGGAAGGCTTTGTTGTGAACCCGAACCAGCCGGACGACGTGAAGTACGAGGTGGCTAAGTCGCTCGGCGTTCCGCTCGAGCAAGGCTATAACGGTCATCTATCGACGGAATCGGCAGGCCAAGTCGGCGGACAGATCGGCGGCGCGATGGTGAAAGAGATGATTCGCATGGCGCAGGAGAAGCTGGCGGGTCAGCAGCACACGTAG
- a CDS encoding response regulator transcription factor, with amino-acid sequence MPAAILVIEDDYYIQELIAEFLRAQQYEVETASDGLEGWGKCQSKAYDLVILDLMLPSMDGYAICRHIREKGDTPIIVLTALGEEKDQLKAFEEEADDFITKPFSFHVLMKRVEAVLRRTRSVQSGDQLFDGRLRLDADAYKVFVDGKLIDTTTKEFDILHTLIHNAGRIMTRDMLLDKIWGYDYFGDSRIVDAHIKNIRKKLGISVIRTVKGVGYSLESELAGVGG; translated from the coding sequence ATGCCCGCGGCTATTCTTGTCATTGAAGACGATTATTATATCCAAGAGCTCATTGCGGAGTTTCTGAGAGCGCAGCAGTATGAAGTAGAAACGGCCAGCGACGGCCTGGAAGGCTGGGGGAAATGCCAGAGCAAGGCCTATGATCTGGTCATTCTTGATCTGATGCTGCCATCGATGGACGGCTACGCAATCTGCAGGCATATTCGCGAGAAGGGGGATACGCCCATCATCGTGCTGACCGCGCTGGGTGAAGAGAAGGATCAGCTCAAGGCGTTCGAGGAGGAAGCGGACGACTTTATTACGAAGCCGTTCTCGTTTCATGTGCTCATGAAGCGGGTAGAGGCGGTACTTCGGCGCACGCGGAGCGTGCAGTCCGGTGACCAGCTGTTCGACGGCCGGCTGCGGCTCGATGCGGACGCGTATAAAGTATTCGTGGATGGCAAGCTGATCGATACGACGACGAAGGAATTCGATATTTTGCATACGCTTATCCACAACGCAGGGCGGATTATGACAAGAGACATGCTGCTGGACAAAATCTGGGGCTACGATTACTTCGGCGACTCCCGCATTGTCGACGCCCACATTAAGAATATTCGCAAAAAGCTGGGCATCTCCGTCATCCGCACGGTAAAAGGAGTCGGCTATTCGCTGGAATCCGAGCTGGCAGGTGTGGGGGGATGA
- a CDS encoding sensor histidine kinase, translated as MLIPILFIAIGGAFIYARLIARPLLSLNDVAHRLAKLDFTVTEPALKSRDELGELSLSLSKLAVNLQSTMGELQGANAQLKSDIELEREQEARRREFVATISHELKTPITAVSGQLEAMIGNVGPFRDRDTYLRKSYSIMQDMDKLVHELLELSKLESRDFRPLMRKIDLTELVREAVNHMSYLADMKRIKLEYELPKEAMVIADERLMSKAVANIITNAVQYSGEEELVVVRLVEAVPATSIAEAGQAEDASDRVVQERQQLLANSEDGGGPRYRLEVLNTGVQLDETKLPRLFEPFYRAEQSRSRSTGGSGLGLYIVSKVLDAHGAQYSIGNTPEGVRFSVLLQGAA; from the coding sequence ATGCTCATTCCGATTCTGTTCATCGCCATCGGCGGCGCCTTCATCTATGCGAGGCTGATCGCGAGGCCGCTATTGTCTTTGAACGATGTAGCGCACCGGCTTGCGAAGCTGGATTTCACGGTGACGGAGCCTGCGCTGAAGTCCCGCGACGAGCTTGGCGAGCTGTCGCTGAGCCTCAGCAAGCTCGCGGTCAATTTGCAGTCGACGATGGGCGAGCTGCAGGGGGCTAATGCCCAGCTCAAGAGCGATATCGAGCTGGAGCGGGAGCAGGAGGCGCGGCGCCGCGAGTTCGTCGCTACGATATCGCATGAGCTGAAGACGCCTATAACGGCGGTCAGCGGCCAGTTGGAGGCGATGATCGGCAATGTGGGTCCGTTCCGCGACAGGGATACGTACCTGCGCAAGTCGTATTCCATCATGCAGGACATGGATAAGCTTGTGCATGAGCTGCTGGAGCTGTCGAAGCTGGAAAGCCGCGATTTTCGCCCGCTAATGCGCAAAATCGATTTGACGGAGCTTGTGAGGGAGGCTGTAAATCATATGAGCTACTTGGCCGACATGAAAAGGATAAAGCTCGAGTACGAGCTGCCAAAGGAAGCGATGGTCATTGCCGACGAGCGGCTGATGTCGAAGGCTGTGGCGAATATTATTACGAATGCGGTGCAGTATTCGGGCGAAGAGGAACTTGTCGTTGTGCGGCTGGTCGAGGCGGTCCCAGCGACGTCTATTGCGGAGGCTGGACAAGCGGAGGATGCAAGCGATCGGGTAGTGCAGGAACGGCAGCAGCTGCTTGCGAATTCCGAGGACGGCGGCGGGCCAAGGTACCGGCTAGAGGTGCTGAACACAGGCGTGCAGCTGGACGAGACGAAGCTCCCGCGGCTGTTCGAGCCGTTCTACCGTGCGGAGCAGTCGCGCAGCCGCTCCACCGGAGGGAGCGGACTTGGCCTCTACATCGTGAGCAAAGTGCTGGATGCGCATGGCGCGCAGTACAGCATCGGCAATACGCCGGAGGGCGTGCGGTTCAGCGTGCTTTTGCAAGGCGCGGCGTAG
- a CDS encoding VOC family protein, which produces MNFEFIGIDHVQLAAPAGCETKARAFFAELLGWPELVKPESLRQRGGVWFQCGAQQVHIGVQPDFSPAKKAHPAFAVAHIDALREHLLRNGISVMRDDARSDEGVQRFFADDPFGNRLEFIEAS; this is translated from the coding sequence ATGAACTTCGAATTCATCGGCATCGATCATGTACAGCTCGCCGCTCCTGCAGGATGCGAAACGAAAGCGCGCGCATTCTTCGCCGAATTGCTCGGCTGGCCGGAGCTGGTGAAGCCGGAGAGCCTGCGGCAGCGCGGCGGCGTATGGTTTCAATGCGGCGCGCAGCAGGTGCATATCGGCGTTCAGCCGGATTTCTCGCCTGCGAAGAAAGCCCATCCTGCCTTCGCGGTCGCGCATATCGACGCGCTTCGCGAGCATCTCTTGCGTAACGGCATCTCGGTAATGCGCGACGATGCTCGAAGCGACGAAGGCGTGCAGCGCTTCTTTGCCGATGACCCTTTCGGCAATCGTCTCGAATTCATCGAGGCATCATAA